GAAAACATGAAGCAGAAAAACGCCGTCACCCCGATCCCGGAACCGATCAGCGGGATGAAAATTTTCACGAAGAATTTCGGGAAGCTGTAGCCGTCGATGTAGGCGGTTTCATCGATTTCCTTGGGCACGCCGGACATGAATCCTTCGAGAATCCACACCGCCAGCGGCACGTTGAACAGGCAGTGCGCCAGCGCCACCGCGATGTGGGTATCGAACAGGCCAATCGACGAATACAGCTGAAAGAACGGCAGCAGAAACACTGCCGGCGGCGCCATGCGGTTGGTCAGCAGCCAGAAGAACAGGTGCTTGTCACCAAGAAAGCGGTAACGGGAAAACGCGTAAGCCGCCGGCAATGCCACGCTCAGGGAAATCACCGTGTTCAGGCTCACGTAGTACAGCGAGTTGAGATAACCGGTGTACCAGCTCGGATCGGTGAAGATCACCTTGTAGTTGTGCAGCGTGAAATCCTGGGGAAACAGCGTCAGGCCGCCGAGGATTTCGGTGTTGCTCTTGAACGACATGTTCAGCAGCCAGTAGATCGGTACCAGCAGGAACAGGATGTAGAGCAGCAGCGGGATCAGTTTTCTTTTGCTCATGGCCGGGCCTCAGCGGTTGGCGTCGCTGTGGGTCATGGCGGTATAGAACAGCCAGGACACCAGCAGGATGATCAGGAAATACACCAGCGAAAACGCCGCCGCCGGCCCCAGGTCGAATTGGCCTACGGCCATCTGGGTCAGGGTCTGACTCAGAAAGGTCGTGGCATTGCCCGGCCCGCCGCCGGTGAGCACAAAGGGCTCGGTGTAGATCATGAAGCTGTCCATGAAGCGCAACATCACCGCGATCAGCAGCACGCTCTTCAGCTTGGGCAGTTGAATGTGGCGGAACACCGCCCAGGCCGAAGCCCGGTCGATCCGCGCCGCCTGGTAATACACATCGGGAATCGCCCGCAGTCCGGAGAAACACAACAGCGCCACCAGCGAGGTCCAGTGCCACACGTCCATCACCAGCACGGTGACCCAGGCGTCCATAGTGTTGGCCGCGTAGTTGTAGCTGATACCCATGGCATTGAGGCTCGATCCCATCAGGCCAATATCGGCGCGGCCGAAGATCTGCCAGATGGTGCCGACCACGTTCCATGGAATCAGCAGCGGAATGGCCAGCACGATCAGCACCACCGATGACCAGCGGCCCTTGGTCGGCATGGTCAGCGCAATGGCAATTCCCAGCGGGATTTCGATTAGCAGCACGCATGCCGAATAGATGAACTGGCGCAGCAACGAGTCATGCAGACGCGGATCAAGCAGCACCTGCTTGTACCAGTCGGCGCCGACGAAATAGCGGCTGGACTGGTCGAAGATGTCCTGCACCGAATAGTTGACCACGGTCATCATCGGGATCACCGCACTGAAGGCCACCAGCAGGAACACCGGCAACACCAGCCACCAGGCCTTGTTGTTCTGCACCTTGTTCATGGCTGCACCTCTTCGCTGGCTTCGAGCAGGAATTCATCGGCGTAGACCATCAGCCACTGCGCCGGAAAACTGATGTAGGCCGTGCCCTGGGGCACCGGTTTGTCTTCGGCCAGACGCACTTTCAGCGGTGCGCCGTCCAGATCCAGGGTCATGATCTTGTAGGTGCCAAGGTCTTCGACGTGTACGACCCGCGCTTGCATCGCGTCATCGAACGGCTCGTCCCACACATGAATGAACTCGGGGCGGATGCCGACTTTCAGGTTTTTCCACTGGCCGTGTTCGATATGCCGTTGCAGCGCGTCGGACAGCGGCAGATGGGTCGAGTTGAAACCGACGCCCCCCGGTTGCGGCTGCACCTCGATCAGGTTCATCCCGGGGCTGCCGATGAAGTAGCCGACAAAGGTGTGGCTCGGCCGCTCGAACAATTCCCGGGGTGTGCCGAACTGCACAATCTGGCCGCCATACATCACCGCGATCTTGTCGGCGAAGGTCGAGGCCTCCAGTTGATCGTGGGTGACGTAGACCATGGTGATGTTGAACTGCTCGTGGATCTGCTTGAGCTTACGCCGCAGTTTCCACTTCAGATGCGGGTCGATCACCGTCAGCGGCTCATCGAAGAGGATCGCCGAAACGTCGTCGCGCACCAGCCCACGACCCATGGAGACTTTCTGTTTTTCGTCGGCGGTGAGGTTGCGCGCCTTTTTGCTCAACAGGTTTTGCAGGTCGAGGACTTCGGCGATTTCCTGCACCTTGCTGTGGACTTTGGCCTCGGCCATGCCCTGATTTCTCAAGGGAAACGCCAGGTTGTCGAACACGGTCATGGTGTCGTAGACCACCGGAAACTGGAAAACCTGGGCGATGTTGCGCTTCTCCGGGGTCAGGTCGTTGACTGCTTTGCCATCGAACAACACATGCCCCTGAGACGGGCTGAGCAGGCCGGAAATGATGTTGAGCAAAGTCGACTTGCCGCAACCCGACGGCCCGAGCAAGGCATAGGCGCCGCCCTGCTCCCAGATGTGGTCCATTTCGCGGATGGCGTAGTCTTCCGACCCGCCCGGACTTTTGCTGTAACTGTGAGCGAGGTGCTGCAAACGGATTTCGGCCATCAGGCAACCCTCGCGACACGCCGGCCCGGCGCCTGCACCAGACGGCCCTGCGCATCGAACACAAACAGTTTATGGGTCGGGATATAGATGCGGATCGGCGCATCGACGTCGTATTCGTGAACGCCGGGCAAGTGCAACACCAGCAGGAAATGCTCGTTGCGCACGTGCAGGAAGGTTTCCGAACCACTGATCTCCGCCACCTCGACGGTCACGGCCAATTCGAGGTCGTCATCGTTGCTCGGCACCAGCGAGATATGGCTCGGACGCACGCCAAAACGGAACTCGCCCTCGCCCACCGGGCGCAGATCGACGTTCAACGGGAAGTGCACAAAGTTGGCGAAACTCACTTCGTTGCCGGCGATGCGCCCCGGCATCAGGTTGATCGGCGGCTCGGAGAACAATTCCGCCGCCAGCACCGTTTGTGGCTGGTGATAGACCTCGGTCGACGGGCCGCTCTGGATCACCCGGCCTTCGTGAAGAATGGTGGTGGTGCCGCCCAAGGCAAGCGCTTCGTTGGGTTCGGTGGTGGCGTAGATGGCGATGGTGTGGCGCGCCTTGAACAGCTCGCGCATTTCCTGGCGCAGTTCTTCGCGCAGTTTGTAGTCGAGGTTGACCAGCGGTTCATCGAACAGGATCAGCTC
This genomic window from Pseudomonas kribbensis contains:
- a CDS encoding carbohydrate ABC transporter permease, coding for MSKRKLIPLLLYILFLLVPIYWLLNMSFKSNTEILGGLTLFPQDFTLHNYKVIFTDPSWYTGYLNSLYYVSLNTVISLSVALPAAYAFSRYRFLGDKHLFFWLLTNRMAPPAVFLLPFFQLYSSIGLFDTHIAVALAHCLFNVPLAVWILEGFMSGVPKEIDETAYIDGYSFPKFFVKIFIPLIGSGIGVTAFFCFMFSWVELLLARTLTSVNAKPIAAVMTRTVSASGIDWGVLAAAGVLTILPGMLVIWFVRNHVAKGFALGRV
- a CDS encoding carbohydrate ABC transporter permease gives rise to the protein MNKVQNNKAWWLVLPVFLLVAFSAVIPMMTVVNYSVQDIFDQSSRYFVGADWYKQVLLDPRLHDSLLRQFIYSACVLLIEIPLGIAIALTMPTKGRWSSVVLIVLAIPLLIPWNVVGTIWQIFGRADIGLMGSSLNAMGISYNYAANTMDAWVTVLVMDVWHWTSLVALLCFSGLRAIPDVYYQAARIDRASAWAVFRHIQLPKLKSVLLIAVMLRFMDSFMIYTEPFVLTGGGPGNATTFLSQTLTQMAVGQFDLGPAAAFSLVYFLIILLVSWLFYTAMTHSDANR
- a CDS encoding ABC transporter ATP-binding protein; its protein translation is MAEIRLQHLAHSYSKSPGGSEDYAIREMDHIWEQGGAYALLGPSGCGKSTLLNIISGLLSPSQGHVLFDGKAVNDLTPEKRNIAQVFQFPVVYDTMTVFDNLAFPLRNQGMAEAKVHSKVQEIAEVLDLQNLLSKKARNLTADEKQKVSMGRGLVRDDVSAILFDEPLTVIDPHLKWKLRRKLKQIHEQFNITMVYVTHDQLEASTFADKIAVMYGGQIVQFGTPRELFERPSHTFVGYFIGSPGMNLIEVQPQPGGVGFNSTHLPLSDALQRHIEHGQWKNLKVGIRPEFIHVWDEPFDDAMQARVVHVEDLGTYKIMTLDLDGAPLKVRLAEDKPVPQGTAYISFPAQWLMVYADEFLLEASEEVQP
- a CDS encoding ABC transporter ATP-binding protein, with product MSLTLEHVSRTVEGQTWIDDANLKFEAGSFNVLLGRTLSGKTSLMRLMAGLDKPDSGRILMNGVDVTQRPVRLRNVSMVYQQFINYPTMTVFENIASPLRQAGISNEQIQSKVQDTAKMLRIEKFLKRYPLELSGGQQQRTAMARALVKDAELILFDEPLVNLDYKLREELRQEMRELFKARHTIAIYATTEPNEALALGGTTTILHEGRVIQSGPSTEVYHQPQTVLAAELFSEPPINLMPGRIAGNEVSFANFVHFPLNVDLRPVGEGEFRFGVRPSHISLVPSNDDDLELAVTVEVAEISGSETFLHVRNEHFLLVLHLPGVHEYDVDAPIRIYIPTHKLFVFDAQGRLVQAPGRRVARVA